The region TGCGTCTACGGAAGAGTTCCGGGCAAAGAAGGAAGAGTACGGCCGAGAACTTCTCGATCGGACCGCGGCAAAACTCAAAGAGCGCGGCCTCTCGATCCAGACGCGGATGTTCGTCGGGCATAAGGGCGACGACGTCGTCCGGATGGCGAAGAACTACGATCTCGTCGCGCTCTGCCGGCGCTACGCCGACGGTGAGTCGACCGACGCCTCGATCAGCCCGACCGTCCTGCGCATCTGCCAGCGGGTGGAGACCCCCGCGCTCATCTACTGACGGGTGCATCGATGGAGATTGTTGCACTGATCGCAGTAGCGGTCTTTCTCTTCACCTACGCGCTCATCATCGACGAGCGGATCCACCGTGCGGTCGCCGCCATGCTTGGGGCGGCGATCGTGGTCTTCATCGGGATCGTCCCCTGGGAGGGGATCCTCGAACATGTCGACTTCGGGACGATCTTCTTGCTCCTCGGGATGATGATCATCGTCAATACCGCCCGCGGGAGCGGCCTCTTCGAGTACATTGCAATAAAGACGACCAAACTCGCGAAAGGAAGTCCGATCCGGGTCCTCGTCCTCTTTGCGCTCGTGACCGCGCTCACAAGCGCGTTCCTCGACAACGTCACCACGGTCCTCCTCCTCACCCCGATGCTCCTCTACGTCTCGAAGGTGATGAAACTCAACCCCGTCCCCTTCCTGGTCACGGAGATCTTCGCTTCCAACATCGGCGGGGCGGCGACGCTCATCGGCGACCCCCCGAACATCATGATCGCGTCGTCTGCGGGACTGACCTTCAATGAGTTCCTGATTCACCTAGGACCCATCATGGTCGTCGATATGGCGATCCTCCTCCTGATGATGTACGTCATCTACGGCCGGTCCATGAAGGTGAGCCCTGATGAGCGGGAGGAGATGGTCCGGACGCTCAACAACCTCGACGAGCGGGCGGCGATCACAGACCGGTCGCTCTTCCGGAAGTCGGTGATCGTCATCGCGTTTGTGGTCCTCCTCTTCTTCATCCACGACCGGATCGGGGAGATCCTGCATGTCTTCCTGCCGTTCGTCGACCCGGCGATGGGGCTTGAGCCTGCGGAGGTGGCCCTCGTCGGGGCGGCGATCCTCCTCTTCTGGAGCAGGCAGTCGCCTGAGGAGATCTTTGAGAAGATCGAGTGGCCGGCCCTCTTCTTCTTCGGCGGGCTCTTCGTCATCGTCGGCGCCCTCGTCGAGACCGGCGTCATCGCGAGCATCGCATCGGTCATGGTCGAGAACGTCGGGTCGACCGGCGAGGCGATATTCATCGTGACCTGGTTTGCCGCCATCGCCTCGGCGATCGTGGATAACATTCCCCTGACCGCGGCGATGATACCGCTCATCCACGATCTGGGGGCGACGATGGACGTCTACCCGCTCTGGTGGGCGCTCGCCCTTGGTGCGTGTCTCGGCGGAAACGGCACGGCTATCGGGGCGTCGGCAAACGTCGTGGTTATCGGTATCGCCGAGCGTGAGGGCATCGATATCACCTTTATCGATTTCTTGAAGATCGGAATGCTGGTGCTCTTCGTGACGGTGGCGGTAGGATTCGGAATGCTCTGGATGACGTTTGTGGTGTGAGTGACATGAAGATTCTCGTACTTATCGACGGTTCGAAATGGAGCCAGAAAGCGGCTCTCCATGCGATTGAGTTGGCAAAGCGGAAGAATGCCGAGGTTGTCCTCTTCTCGGTGCTGGATATTGCGGAGGCAAAAGCGATGGCCTTCAACTTCTGCACCCAGAGCGGTATCTGCGACCTGGTGAAGGATTACGAAGGCCGGATCTGGAAGGATATGCACAAGAACATCGAACAGGAACTCGCCGGCATCCTCTCCCGGTATAAGGGAGAGAAGATCGAGTGTTCGTCGAAGGTTGTGGAGGGGCAGATCAGGGAAGAGGTCCTCCGAGAGGCGAACTCCGGCGAATACGGGCTGGTCGTCATGGGCGCTTTCGGCAAGAGCGGGAAGACCCGGATCAGCACGCTGCTTGAAGAGATCGGCGGCGCGGTCAGACCGCCGCTGCTCGTCGTCAGATAACCCCTATTTTTTCGACCGGGCCGCCGACGGCCTACTTCTCCGCACGCTTGAGGTCTTCGGAGAGGTTTTCCGAGAGGTCGACCGTCCAGAAGTCACCGCCGGCAGGAAGAACCATAGTGAAATTCGTTGTGGTGTCAACCTGCACGCTGCCCTCCGCTACGGTCATATCGAGCAGGTGACCACCGGCGTTGCGGTCGCTCGTGATGAAATGGAGATGATACCCGGGGACGTTGACCCCTTTTGCCAGTACGGGCGTCCAGAACCCGACGGCTGTCCCGGTGACGTTCTCGAACGTAAAGACCGTCTGATTTGCCGTCACGTCGGCAAGACGCGGGTAGGGCTTCTCTTGGGCGGGCACGCTCCGGGTCACCACTCGTGGAAAGGTACCATCGAACCTGATCGCGTAGAAGAGGTTCTTCGAGGGGATCTTTGTCTCCAGGTAGCCCTCTAGAGCAGTCAGGTTCTTCGGTTCGTCGATCGGGACCGTCATATCCGGGTCGAAGAACGTGGCGGTCGCAAACGGAGTCATTGCGTTTCCGGCGGTCGGAGAGGCCCGTCCGTCGGTCCTGACCAGGTACCACTCCCCGTCAACGCCGACCAGTTCCCCGTCAAGCCGGTCGCCGCACCCAATGCCGAGGTCGCCGTGCGTCGCAAGTTCGTCGAAGGAGATGCTGCCGTCGTAGACGCCCTGCAGGAGCGCATCGATGGTCGACACTTGGTAGAGCGTCTCCCGGTCGGCGTCCCCGCCGAGTGCAGGCCCGACAGACGGGGGAGCGAGCGCAAGGGCGATGCAGGCCCCGATGAGAAGGGAGGCAGCGGCAACGGCGGCACAACGGAGCAGTGCGTCTTGAACCATGGACCGCCGCTCACAGTGCCCCGATGTCCTCGTACCAGAGGTCTGGATGCGCCTCGATGAACGCATGCATCATTGTTTTGCAGACGTCGAGGTCAAGGTCGAGCACCTCGACCCCGTGGGACTCAAGGAACTCCCGTGCTCCCGGGAAGTTCACCGATTCCCCGGCTACGACCTTCCCAATCCCGAATTGGACGACCGCCCCCGCACAGAGGTAGCAGGGCATCAGCGTGGAGTAGAGCGTACACTCCGCGTAGTTATGGACCCTCCCGGCGTTCCTCAGGCAGTCGATCTCGGCGTGGAGTATAGGATCGTTGCATTGGACGCGGCGGTTCCGCCCCCGCCCGATGATCCGGCCGCCCCGCACCAGCACCG is a window of Methanoculleus sp. 7T DNA encoding:
- a CDS encoding universal stress protein; its protein translation is MGYSSSLIQRKFKDIVGRRYESVLKEYSEFLLTEEEMLVPEVRSILIPLDLFVHDITDEAIDVLSTYNATISLAYITDAKVIELLEQALNHASTEEFRAKKEEYGRELLDRTAAKLKERGLSIQTRMFVGHKGDDVVRMAKNYDLVALCRRYADGESTDASISPTVLRICQRVETPALIY
- a CDS encoding ArsB/NhaD family transporter, which codes for MEIVALIAVAVFLFTYALIIDERIHRAVAAMLGAAIVVFIGIVPWEGILEHVDFGTIFLLLGMMIIVNTARGSGLFEYIAIKTTKLAKGSPIRVLVLFALVTALTSAFLDNVTTVLLLTPMLLYVSKVMKLNPVPFLVTEIFASNIGGAATLIGDPPNIMIASSAGLTFNEFLIHLGPIMVVDMAILLLMMYVIYGRSMKVSPDEREEMVRTLNNLDERAAITDRSLFRKSVIVIAFVVLLFFIHDRIGEILHVFLPFVDPAMGLEPAEVALVGAAILLFWSRQSPEEIFEKIEWPALFFFGGLFVIVGALVETGVIASIASVMVENVGSTGEAIFIVTWFAAIASAIVDNIPLTAAMIPLIHDLGATMDVYPLWWALALGACLGGNGTAIGASANVVVIGIAEREGIDITFIDFLKIGMLVLFVTVAVGFGMLWMTFVV
- a CDS encoding universal stress protein, coding for MKILVLIDGSKWSQKAALHAIELAKRKNAEVVLFSVLDIAEAKAMAFNFCTQSGICDLVKDYEGRIWKDMHKNIEQELAGILSRYKGEKIECSSKVVEGQIREEVLREANSGEYGLVVMGAFGKSGKTRISTLLEEIGGAVRPPLLVVR
- the budA gene encoding acetolactate decarboxylase; its protein translation is MVQDALLRCAAVAAASLLIGACIALALAPPSVGPALGGDADRETLYQVSTIDALLQGVYDGSISFDELATHGDLGIGCGDRLDGELVGVDGEWYLVRTDGRASPTAGNAMTPFATATFFDPDMTVPIDEPKNLTALEGYLETKIPSKNLFYAIRFDGTFPRVVTRSVPAQEKPYPRLADVTANQTVFTFENVTGTAVGFWTPVLAKGVNVPGYHLHFITSDRNAGGHLLDMTVAEGSVQVDTTTNFTMVLPAGGDFWTVDLSENLSEDLKRAEK
- a CDS encoding nucleoside deaminase produces the protein MDLFMKCAIEEAETGLREGGIPIGSVLVRGGRIIGRGRNRRVQCNDPILHAEIDCLRNAGRVHNYAECTLYSTLMPCYLCAGAVVQFGIGKVVAGESVNFPGAREFLESHGVEVLDLDLDVCKTMMHAFIEAHPDLWYEDIGAL